From Chryseobacterium gallinarum, one genomic window encodes:
- a CDS encoding type II toxin-antitoxin system ParD family antitoxin codes for MGRNTSVSLGDYFEDFVDHKVSEGRYKNASEVIRAGLRLLEEEENKILLLKNAIKEGIESGTAKNFNPEKHLETLKAKMRR; via the coding sequence ATGGGACGTAACACATCAGTTTCCTTAGGAGATTATTTTGAAGATTTTGTAGATCACAAAGTTTCAGAAGGAAGATATAAAAATGCCAGTGAAGTAATTCGTGCTGGGCTAAGATTATTAGAAGAAGAAGAAAATAAAATACTACTTCTTAAAAATGCGATTAAGGAAGGTATTGAAAGTGGAACAGCAAAAAACTTTAATCCGGAAAAACATTTGGAGACATTAAAAGCTAAAATGAGAAGATAG
- a CDS encoding type II toxin-antitoxin system RelE/ParE family toxin, producing the protein MAKYSLTNRAVEDLSAIYEYTYEFWSEFQADKYYSELIYFCEMLAENPRIGKSYHELGIEILGFLSNKHIIFYQIIGVNEIKVVRILGAEVDLKNRMKD; encoded by the coding sequence GTGGCTAAGTATTCATTGACTAATAGGGCTGTTGAAGATCTTTCAGCCATTTATGAATATACCTATGAATTTTGGTCAGAATTTCAGGCGGATAAATATTATAGTGAACTGATTTATTTCTGTGAAATGCTTGCAGAAAATCCAAGGATTGGTAAAAGTTATCATGAACTTGGTATTGAAATTTTGGGATTTCTTTCTAACAAGCACATTATTTTTTACCAAATTATAGGCGTTAATGAAATTAAAGTTGTCAGGATTCTTGGAGCAGAAGTAGATTTGAAAAATCGAATGAAGGATTAA
- a CDS encoding AEC family transporter, whose translation MVNFVLIAVCIIAGMVFKATKSIHPDAHKGINTWILYLALPAVSFKYLPKVHWTTEMLFPVAATFLISVFCFFFMMFYSRSRGYSRRSRSTLELASGYSNTSFIGFPLISAFYGESLLSIAIICDQTMFFALSTLGIIAAVKGGSKSGKVSAAFILKRLVTFPPLIGCISALVLSQFIDFTAAEPFFDKLAATVSPLALFSVGLQLKFNGWKKLIPQMSMSMLYKLILAPAIVLGLAILLGIKGNVAKITIFEAAMPTLVTSSIIAEQFRLNTKLTNLIIGVSIIVGFFTSAIWYEITEFFF comes from the coding sequence ATGGTGAATTTTGTTCTGATTGCAGTGTGCATTATTGCAGGAATGGTATTCAAAGCAACAAAATCTATCCACCCCGATGCCCATAAGGGAATCAATACATGGATTCTTTATCTTGCTCTGCCGGCAGTTTCATTTAAATATCTGCCTAAAGTACACTGGACAACGGAAATGCTCTTTCCGGTTGCAGCTACTTTTTTGATTTCTGTTTTCTGTTTCTTTTTTATGATGTTTTACAGTAGAAGCAGGGGATATTCAAGGCGGTCAAGGAGCACCCTGGAACTTGCAAGTGGCTATAGTAATACTTCTTTTATAGGATTTCCTTTGATCAGTGCCTTTTATGGTGAAAGCCTCCTGAGTATCGCTATTATTTGTGATCAAACCATGTTTTTTGCATTATCCACCCTGGGAATCATTGCGGCTGTAAAAGGAGGCAGCAAATCCGGAAAAGTGAGTGCTGCATTTATTTTAAAACGTTTGGTTACCTTTCCTCCATTAATAGGGTGTATTTCTGCATTGGTACTTTCACAGTTCATCGACTTCACAGCAGCTGAACCTTTTTTTGATAAATTGGCTGCAACAGTGAGTCCTTTGGCACTGTTTTCCGTAGGGTTGCAACTGAAATTTAATGGCTGGAAAAAGCTTATCCCGCAAATGTCTATGTCGATGCTTTACAAGCTGATCCTGGCTCCTGCAATAGTTTTAGGACTGGCAATATTGTTGGGAATCAAGGGAAATGTAGCGAAAATTACGATCTTCGAGGCAGCAATGCCCACCCTGGTTACTTCAAGTATTATTGCTGAACAGTTCAGACTGAATACAAAACTGACCAACCTTATCATCGGAGTCAGCATTATCGTAGGCTTCTTTACCTCTGCCATATGGTATGAAATTACAGAGTTTTTCTTTTAA
- the priA gene encoding replication restart helicase PriA translates to MQYAQIVLPLNLKGSFTYKVPEELISDIQPGMRVLVPFGGKKIYTGIVFELHDNTPDNFVAKEIISILDEKPILPEEQIRFWNWLSDYYLCSLGEIYRFAFPSSLKLESETYLKLKPGIVVDFENLDVNEMYLIQALEVRQLINLTDIEAFIPKKEIIKTINSLIDLQYIEIDEKIAEKYKAKEVAYVRIHESVLGTQNLTEILLKLNKAPKQKDLFLFILEKQTENPDLQIKKAELFEDGYFGSSHFKALADKGLVEEYYMQKDRIESYEGEIEELEALSEQQKTAKSEIDEAFEEGKNVLLHGVTSSGKTHIYLEKIEECIQEGKNVLFLLPEISLTKQITQRLEKKYGRQLGFYHQKLTDFERVEVWRRIKQNDIRILIATRNALFLPYQNLGLIVVDEEHDSAYKPKEASPYFNAKDVALVLGGFYNAGVILGSATPSVESYYRARKDKMRYVFLNERFGNVNLPEYELINFKEAQESKKVSGNFSLRLIDEIKKTVDAKNQVIVLHNRRGYANVVECETCGYVNYCSNCDVVMTYHKAANEMKCHYCGQRASKPRICPKCNSENLNERGVGVEQIHEEVSKLFPENEVDRMDVDSMRKKFAYEKLYEKIEERETDIVVGTQMISKGLDFDHIELVAIPKADSLLYVQDFRAEERAYQLITQVSGRAGRVSGKGRILIQTYNPDHSVFQLIKMNNPAKIYKYILTERQKFHYPPFTKLIMIELKHRKEDKADRASQFLGSILRKYLPEDCILGPERAPIARLNNLYQFQILLKLPRGKNYDRFKKMVLISLKEFDEITAYQSIKKDVFVDF, encoded by the coding sequence TTGCAATACGCTCAAATTGTTTTACCATTAAATTTAAAAGGATCTTTTACCTATAAAGTTCCTGAAGAGCTGATCTCCGATATCCAACCCGGAATGCGTGTGCTGGTGCCATTCGGAGGAAAAAAAATATATACGGGAATCGTTTTTGAACTTCATGATAATACTCCTGATAACTTTGTAGCCAAAGAAATTATCAGTATTCTGGATGAAAAGCCCATTCTTCCGGAAGAACAGATCCGTTTCTGGAACTGGCTTTCGGATTATTATCTGTGCAGTCTGGGGGAAATTTACAGATTTGCTTTTCCGTCCTCATTAAAACTTGAAAGTGAAACCTATTTAAAACTAAAACCGGGAATTGTCGTTGATTTTGAGAATCTGGATGTGAACGAAATGTACCTGATTCAGGCATTGGAGGTACGACAACTGATCAATTTGACGGATATTGAAGCATTTATTCCTAAAAAAGAAATCATTAAGACCATCAATTCACTGATTGATCTTCAATATATTGAAATTGATGAAAAAATAGCTGAAAAATATAAGGCAAAAGAAGTTGCTTACGTAAGAATTCACGAAAGTGTTCTGGGAACTCAAAACCTTACGGAGATATTGTTAAAACTCAATAAAGCTCCTAAGCAAAAAGATCTGTTTCTTTTTATTTTAGAGAAGCAGACGGAAAATCCTGATCTTCAGATCAAAAAAGCAGAATTATTTGAAGATGGTTATTTTGGCAGCTCTCATTTCAAAGCGTTGGCGGATAAAGGGCTTGTAGAGGAGTATTACATGCAGAAAGACAGGATCGAAAGCTATGAAGGAGAGATAGAAGAACTTGAAGCGCTCTCTGAGCAGCAAAAAACAGCCAAATCCGAAATTGACGAAGCCTTTGAAGAAGGAAAAAATGTTCTGCTTCACGGGGTCACATCATCCGGGAAAACCCATATTTATTTAGAGAAAATAGAAGAATGTATTCAGGAAGGGAAAAATGTTTTATTCCTGCTTCCTGAAATTTCTCTTACCAAACAGATTACCCAAAGACTGGAAAAAAAATACGGCAGGCAGCTTGGCTTCTATCACCAGAAGTTAACTGACTTTGAAAGGGTGGAAGTATGGAGAAGGATTAAACAGAATGATATCCGCATCCTTATCGCCACCCGGAATGCTTTGTTTTTACCTTATCAAAACCTGGGGTTAATTGTCGTGGACGAAGAGCATGATTCGGCTTACAAACCAAAGGAAGCTTCCCCTTATTTCAATGCAAAAGATGTAGCGCTGGTTTTAGGTGGTTTCTATAATGCAGGAGTCATTTTAGGATCGGCAACTCCATCTGTGGAAAGCTACTACAGAGCCAGAAAAGATAAAATGAGATATGTTTTTCTGAATGAAAGATTCGGAAATGTAAATTTACCGGAATATGAGCTGATCAATTTCAAAGAAGCCCAGGAATCTAAAAAAGTTTCGGGAAACTTTTCTTTGAGACTTATTGATGAAATTAAGAAAACGGTAGATGCGAAAAATCAGGTTATTGTTCTTCATAACCGTCGTGGTTATGCCAATGTAGTGGAATGTGAAACATGTGGTTATGTGAATTACTGTTCAAACTGTGATGTGGTCATGACCTACCATAAGGCAGCAAATGAAATGAAATGCCACTACTGCGGCCAGAGGGCTTCAAAGCCAAGAATCTGCCCGAAATGTAACTCTGAAAACCTGAACGAAAGGGGAGTAGGAGTGGAACAGATTCATGAAGAAGTTTCCAAATTGTTCCCAGAAAATGAAGTGGACAGAATGGACGTAGATTCCATGCGAAAGAAATTTGCTTACGAAAAGCTTTATGAGAAAATTGAAGAAAGGGAAACAGACATCGTGGTAGGAACACAAATGATTTCTAAAGGACTCGATTTTGATCATATTGAGTTGGTAGCAATTCCTAAGGCCGATTCCTTATTATACGTTCAGGATTTCCGGGCGGAAGAAAGAGCTTATCAGCTGATTACCCAGGTTTCCGGAAGAGCGGGAAGGGTTTCCGGAAAAGGAAGAATCCTGATTCAGACCTATAATCCTGATCATTCTGTATTTCAGCTGATCAAGATGAATAACCCGGCAAAAATTTATAAATATATCCTTACGGAACGGCAAAAATTCCATTATCCACCATTTACAAAACTGATTATGATAGAGCTGAAACACAGAAAGGAAGATAAGGCAGATCGTGCTTCTCAGTTTCTGGGTTCTATTTTAAGAAAATACCTGCCCGAAGATTGTATATTAGGCCCGGAAAGAGCCCCGATTGCCCGGTTAAATAATTTATATCAATTCCAGATTCTGCTTAAACTTCCCCGTGGAAAAAACTATGACAGGTTTAAGAAGATGGTTTTGATAAGTTTGAAAGAATTTGATGAAATCACTGCATATCAAAGCATTAAAAAAGATGTTTTTGTGGATTTTTAA
- the dacB gene encoding D-alanyl-D-alanine carboxypeptidase/D-alanyl-D-alanine endopeptidase, with amino-acid sequence MVNFRKYISSAAVLASGFFLAQSTVSTVLYSQNYDNQKNSLNLPSPVSSVVEKTVLSAKELVDINVNTMMADPVLKNANWGFVVYDPKTKKVISSYNENTPLVPASTTKLLTTETAMHLLGENYRWMTQLEYSGTVDENGVLNGNLYVIGSGDPSLGTNKAGAWSYRDIISDFVGGLTREGIRKVNGDIIIQTALFKGNISMLPENVVWLENNNYYLPVGTTRGINPANEKLIVKKGGFSSEKKFFYVSPYANQMVYAEKYDGEGILTTKLPDAPAYLANSFRTTLVKSGIPVTGKVTPKMTDATPENRKMLAAYKSPTLGDIIYYTNQHSDNSLAEALLRTVGFQKMGDQTSESGRMVVTGHLKEIGFDMNGLNYMDGSGLSRSNNVTPISQVKFLTSLMDEKYYKSYLTSLPVGGQSGTLKRMFLGEGNGQVFAKTGTLNKVKTLAGYLKTNSGKTLVFSLMVNNYAGSVDMVKKRMEKILAPALDL; translated from the coding sequence ATGGTAAATTTCAGAAAATATATTTCAAGTGCAGCGGTGTTGGCTTCTGGTTTTTTCCTGGCTCAATCTACCGTTTCTACGGTTCTTTATTCTCAGAATTACGACAATCAAAAAAATAGTTTAAATCTCCCTTCCCCCGTAAGTTCGGTGGTGGAGAAAACTGTGTTGTCGGCTAAAGAACTCGTAGACATTAATGTAAACACAATGATGGCGGATCCTGTGCTGAAAAATGCAAACTGGGGATTCGTAGTGTATGATCCGAAAACGAAGAAGGTGATCTCTTCGTACAATGAGAATACTCCGTTAGTCCCGGCTTCTACTACCAAGCTGCTAACAACAGAAACAGCCATGCATTTGCTTGGGGAGAATTACCGTTGGATGACCCAGCTGGAGTATTCAGGAACTGTGGATGAAAATGGGGTTTTAAACGGAAACCTGTATGTAATAGGAAGTGGTGATCCGTCTTTAGGAACCAATAAAGCAGGAGCATGGTCTTACAGGGATATTATTTCAGATTTTGTGGGAGGCCTCACGCGGGAAGGAATCAGGAAGGTAAACGGTGATATTATTATTCAGACAGCGCTTTTCAAAGGCAATATTTCAATGCTTCCGGAAAATGTTGTATGGCTAGAAAATAATAATTACTATCTGCCTGTAGGTACGACCCGGGGAATTAATCCTGCCAATGAAAAATTAATTGTAAAAAAAGGGGGATTCTCTTCAGAAAAAAAGTTTTTTTATGTTTCTCCTTATGCCAATCAAATGGTATATGCCGAAAAGTATGATGGAGAAGGTATTTTAACAACGAAGCTTCCGGATGCTCCGGCGTATCTGGCCAATTCTTTCAGGACAACCCTGGTAAAGAGCGGTATTCCTGTCACCGGAAAAGTAACTCCTAAAATGACGGACGCCACTCCTGAAAACAGAAAAATGTTGGCCGCTTACAAATCTCCGACTTTGGGTGACATCATTTATTATACGAACCAACACAGCGATAATTCATTAGCTGAAGCCTTGTTAAGAACTGTAGGATTCCAGAAAATGGGTGATCAGACGTCAGAATCGGGTAGAATGGTAGTGACGGGACATTTAAAAGAAATCGGTTTTGATATGAATGGCCTGAACTATATGGATGGAAGCGGACTTTCAAGAAGTAATAATGTAACTCCTATTTCTCAGGTAAAGTTTTTAACTTCTTTAATGGATGAAAAATATTATAAATCTTATCTGACTTCCTTACCGGTAGGAGGACAGTCCGGAACATTGAAAAGAATGTTCCTGGGAGAAGGAAACGGACAGGTTTTTGCTAAAACCGGAACTTTAAATAAAGTGAAAACATTAGCCGGTTATCTAAAAACCAATTCCGGTAAAACACTGGTATTTTCTTTAATGGTTAATAATTACGCAGGATCTGTAGATATGGTGAAGAAAAGAATGGAGAAAATCCTGGCGCCTGCCCTGGATCTTTAA
- a CDS encoding M1 family aminopeptidase, which translates to MKKIYLLLLVLLVCQQFYGQKNNENIEKKGLVKKEMKSFASKMVAYNINPNTLNYDLQYQRMDVTLDPAVYYISGSVTSHFKPNQNMGSIYFDLSNSLTVSQVQYHGANVAFQQLPTKEIKIDFPASIPANTVDSLTIHYSGAPATNNNAFSTGSQGSTPVLSTLNEPYGAQDWFPTKQSLNDKIDRFDFKITTPAQYNVAANGKLMSETSLSNNQKLTFWRTMYPTPAYLIALSITNFVKLNDTIGNPPFPFVNYIYPSTSTNATSMANIEWTKQIMNTFETYFGPYPFRNEKYGHMEYIYGGGMEHQTMSSLGSWGRGLIAHELAHQWFGDKVTCGAWNDIWLNEGFATFGEHLANEKLLMTNSEFMNYLSGEINYITSGTGGSTYVPDNGLSSINRIFDSRLSYAKGAYVLRMLKWILGDTAFYQALKDYHARPALAYNYVKTSDFSASLLQSTGKDFTEFFNDWIYGEGYPTYTIKWRQSGNQAVFKVSQTQSSPVVTFFDMPLPVKVNGTGGQTAYLVLNNTSNDQYFTETISFPIASVQFNYEYQILERNSTVSQDNTLSVASAEKDNFGLYPNPAKNELYLKGVHKETAFSIHAIDGKLLQEGIYKPGKSIGIYELVPGAYVFTIKEKNIKFIKQ; encoded by the coding sequence ATGAAAAAAATCTATCTTTTGTTGTTGGTTCTGTTGGTTTGTCAGCAGTTTTATGGGCAAAAAAACAATGAAAACATCGAAAAGAAAGGATTGGTTAAAAAGGAGATGAAATCCTTTGCCAGTAAAATGGTCGCTTATAATATTAATCCGAATACTTTAAATTACGATTTGCAGTACCAGAGGATGGATGTTACTTTAGATCCGGCAGTTTATTATATTTCCGGTTCGGTAACTTCCCATTTTAAACCGAATCAAAACATGGGAAGTATCTATTTTGATCTTTCGAACTCTCTGACGGTTTCCCAGGTACAATATCACGGGGCCAATGTTGCTTTTCAACAGCTTCCTACAAAAGAAATAAAAATTGATTTTCCAGCCTCTATTCCTGCCAATACAGTAGATTCTCTAACCATTCATTATTCAGGAGCACCCGCTACCAATAATAATGCTTTCTCTACAGGAAGCCAGGGAAGTACCCCGGTTCTTTCCACTTTAAATGAGCCCTATGGAGCTCAGGACTGGTTTCCTACAAAACAAAGCCTGAATGATAAAATCGATAGATTTGATTTTAAAATCACTACACCTGCACAATATAATGTGGCTGCTAATGGAAAACTGATGTCTGAAACATCTCTTTCCAACAATCAGAAGCTTACGTTCTGGAGAACAATGTATCCTACTCCTGCTTATCTGATTGCTCTTTCTATTACCAATTTTGTGAAACTGAATGATACAATCGGAAATCCCCCATTTCCGTTTGTGAATTACATTTATCCGTCTACCAGTACCAATGCTACCAGCATGGCTAATATTGAGTGGACCAAACAAATAATGAATACATTTGAAACGTATTTCGGACCTTATCCTTTCCGTAATGAAAAATATGGACACATGGAATATATTTACGGCGGTGGTATGGAGCATCAGACAATGTCCTCATTAGGAAGCTGGGGAAGAGGACTTATTGCCCATGAGCTTGCCCATCAATGGTTTGGTGATAAAGTAACGTGCGGAGCGTGGAATGATATCTGGCTCAACGAAGGATTTGCTACTTTTGGGGAGCATCTTGCCAATGAAAAACTACTGATGACCAATTCTGAATTTATGAATTATCTGTCAGGAGAGATCAATTATATAACAAGCGGTACGGGAGGAAGCACTTATGTTCCTGATAACGGACTTTCGAGTATCAACAGAATCTTTGACAGCAGGCTGAGTTATGCCAAAGGAGCCTATGTTTTGAGAATGTTGAAATGGATTTTGGGTGATACAGCTTTCTATCAGGCACTGAAAGACTATCATGCAAGACCGGCACTTGCTTATAATTATGTAAAAACTTCCGATTTCAGTGCTTCACTGCTTCAGTCTACCGGGAAAGATTTTACAGAATTTTTTAATGACTGGATTTACGGGGAGGGCTATCCTACCTATACTATAAAGTGGAGACAATCGGGAAACCAGGCTGTATTTAAGGTTTCTCAGACTCAAAGCAGCCCTGTAGTAACCTTTTTTGATATGCCGTTACCTGTAAAAGTGAATGGAACCGGCGGACAGACTGCTTATCTGGTATTGAATAATACCTCTAATGATCAGTATTTTACCGAAACAATATCATTTCCTATAGCCAGTGTTCAGTTTAATTATGAATATCAGATACTTGAAAGGAATTCTACCGTAAGCCAGGATAATACATTAAGCGTAGCTTCAGCAGAGAAAGATAATTTCGGTCTGTATCCCAATCCTGCAAAAAATGAACTTTATCTGAAAGGAGTTCACAAAGAAACAGCATTTTCCATTCATGCAATAGATGGAAAATTATTGCAGGAGGGAATTTATAAACCTGGAAAATCAATCGGGATTTATGAGTTGGTTCCCGGAGCCTATGTCTTTACGATCAAAGAGAAAAATATTAAATTCATTAAACAGTAG
- a CDS encoding cupin-like domain-containing protein has protein sequence MRLKPIQKVSQISSGKFIRQYMKPRLPVVLEDFIDPESPAFQKWNYQYFKEIAGNIPVNIYGSELDSLDRVASNPIAQTTFSEYLDLISTSPTEHRLFLFNLLNSKPELKNDIVYNDVTNGKILKWLPFMFFGGEGSVTRNHIDIDMSHVFITQFQGTKRIWLFPWEQSDLMYRLPYNFHSLANIKNPDYSEFPALLYLTGYETLLHPGETLYIPSGWWHYIQYETGGYSVSVRALPSAFSEKWRGFKNLVITRNFDNLMRRLLKEKWFKYKTRIARERGTKAAKKQRSFQI, from the coding sequence ATGAGATTAAAACCTATTCAGAAAGTGAGTCAGATAAGTTCAGGAAAATTTATCAGACAATATATGAAACCACGTCTTCCGGTTGTTCTTGAAGACTTTATAGATCCGGAAAGCCCTGCCTTTCAAAAATGGAATTATCAGTATTTCAAAGAAATTGCGGGAAATATTCCTGTTAATATATACGGGAGTGAACTTGATTCCCTGGACAGAGTCGCCAGCAATCCTATTGCACAAACTACATTCTCTGAATACCTGGACCTGATAAGTACTTCTCCTACCGAACACCGGCTTTTTTTATTTAATCTGCTGAATAGTAAACCGGAATTGAAAAATGACATTGTCTATAATGATGTGACTAATGGCAAAATATTAAAATGGCTACCATTTATGTTTTTTGGAGGAGAAGGCTCAGTGACAAGGAATCATATTGATATCGATATGTCCCATGTTTTTATTACTCAGTTCCAGGGAACCAAAAGGATATGGCTATTTCCCTGGGAACAATCGGATCTCATGTACAGGCTGCCCTATAATTTCCACAGCCTTGCCAATATTAAAAATCCAGATTATTCCGAATTTCCTGCACTGCTGTATCTGACAGGCTATGAAACACTTCTTCATCCCGGCGAAACGCTTTATATTCCTTCCGGATGGTGGCATTATATTCAATATGAAACCGGGGGATATTCTGTCTCTGTACGTGCTCTTCCATCTGCTTTTTCTGAAAAATGGCGTGGATTTAAAAACTTAGTGATCACCCGGAATTTTGACAATCTGATGCGGAGACTTCTCAAAGAAAAATGGTTTAAATACAAAACAAGAATTGCCCGGGAAAGGGGAACTAAAGCCGCTAAAAAACAAAGAAGCTTTCAAATATGA